From a region of the Arvicanthis niloticus isolate mArvNil1 chromosome 6, mArvNil1.pat.X, whole genome shotgun sequence genome:
- the Rtn4rl1 gene encoding reticulon-4 receptor-like 1 translates to MLRKGCCVELLLLLLAGELPLGGGCPRDCVCYPAPMTVSCQAHNFAAIPEGIPEDSERIFLQNNRITFLQQGHFSPAMVTLWIYSNNITFIAPNTFEGFVHLEELDLGDNRQLRTLAPETFQGLVKLHALYLYKCGLSALPAGIFGGLHSLQYLYLQDNHIEYLQDDIFVDLVNLSHLFLHGNKLWSLGQGIFRGLVNLDRLLLHENQLQWVHHKAFHDLHRLTTLFLFNNSLTELQGDCLAPLVALEFLRLNGNAWDCGCRARSLWEWLRRFRGSSSVVPCATPELRQGQDLKLLRVEDFRNCTGPASPHQIKSHTLTTSDRAARKEHHPSHGASRDKGHPHGHLPGSRSGYKKPGKNCTSHRNRNQISKVSPGKELPELQDYAPDYQHKFSFDIMPTARPKRKGKCARRTPIRAPSGVQQASSGMALGASLLAWILGLAVTLR, encoded by the coding sequence GGTGCTGTGTGGaattgctgctgttgctgctggctGGAGAGCTACCTCTGGGTGGTGGTTGTCCTCGAGACTGTGTGTGCTACCCCGCGCCCATGACTGTCAGCTGCCAGGCACACAACTTTGCGGCCATCCCAGAGGGCATCCCAGAGGACAGTGAACGCATCTTCCTACAGAACAATCGCATCACCTTCCTCCAGCAGGGCCACTTCAGCCCCGCCATGGTCACCCTCTGGATCTACTCCAACAACATCACGTTCATTGCTCCCAACACCTTCGAGGGCTTTGTGCATCTGGAGGAGCTAGACCTTGGAGACAACCGGCAGCTGCGAACGCTGGCACCTGAGACCTTCCAAGGCCTGGTGAAGCTTCACGCCCTCTACCTCTATAAGTGTGGACTGAGCGCTCTGCCCGCGGGCATCTTTGGCGGCCTGCACAGCCTGCAGTACCTCTACTTGCAGGACAACCATATCGAGTACCTCCAAGATGACATCTTTGTGGACCTGGTCAACCTCAGTCACTTGTTCCTCCATGGCAACAAGCTATGGAGCCTGGGCCAGGGCATTTTCCGGGGCCTGGTGAACCTGGACCGGTTGCTGCTGCATGAGAACCAGCTACAGTGGGTCCACCACAAGGCTTTCCATGACCTCCACAGGCTAACTACCCTCTTTCTCTTCAACAACAGCCTCACCGAGCTGCAGGGTGACTGTCTGGCCCCCCTGGTGGCCTTAGAGTTCCTTCGACTCAATGGGAATGCTTGGGACTGTGGCTGCCGGGCACGTTCCCTGTGGGAATGGCTACGAAGGTTCCGTGGCTCTAGCTCCGTTGTCCCCTGCGCGACCCCCGAGCTGCGGCAAGGCCAGGACCTGAAGCTGCTTAGGGTTGAGGACTTCCGGAACTGCACGGGACCAGCATCTCCTCACCAGATCAAGTCTCACACGCTTACCACCTCTGACAGGGCTGCCAGAAAGGAGCACCATCCATCCCATGGTGCCTCCAGGGACAAAGGCCATCCACATGGCCATCTGCCTGGTTCCAGGTCAGGTTACAAGAAGCCAGGCAAGAACTGCACCAGCCACAGGAACCGAAACCAGATCTCTAAGGTGAGCCCTGGGAAAGAGCTTCCTGAACTGCAGGACTATGCCCCTGACTATCAGCACAAGTTCAGCTTTGACATCATGCCCACTGCTCGACCCAAGAGGAAGGGCAAGTGTGCCCGCAGGACCCCCATCCGCGCCCCCAGTGGGGTGCAGCAGGCCTCCTCAGGCATGGCCCTCGGGGCCTCACTCCTGGCCTGGATACTGGGGCTGGCGGTCACTCTCCGCTGA